From Candidatus Hydrogenedens sp.:
CCTTTATTTATGGTTTTTACAACCCGTTCCGAAATATCTACACCTACTACCTGATAGCCGCAGGTTGCAAGCATACTGGCAGTAGGTAGCCCAATATAACCCAAACCGAGAATACAAACTGTTTTCATAATTACTCCTTATACGGATAAACTTTTGGTTAAATGTTCTGCAATTCGCTTACCTGCTTTTCCGTCACCATACGGATTTATCTTGTTGGCCATATTTTGATACATTTCTTTATTATCCAGCAATTTCTGGGCAGTTTCCAGAATCCGTTCGTAATGAGGACCCACAAGTAATGCCGTTCCTGCTTGCACGGCTTCCGGTCGTTCTGTAACATCTCGCAAAACCAATACAGGCTTTCCTAATGAAGGGGCTTCTTCCTGAATGCCCCCTGAATCTGTCAGAATTAAATAACATTTTTTAAGTACATGCACAAAAGGAACATATTCCAGCGGGGAAATAAGATGAATCCGTTTTTTTCTCTGTAGGTATTTTCTCACTGACGCCATAACATTGGGATTGGGATGGACAGGGAACAATACTTCTATATCATCGTTTCTATCTATCAAATCCGAAACAGCATGGAATATTTCATCCATAGGTTGCCCAAAACTTTCCCTGCGATGAGCCGTTAAAACAATAAGGCGCCGTTCCTTTCCCAATTGCTCTAACAAATCGTCCTGAAACCGGTAAGGCTTCTCCGCAATATATAGCAGGGCATCTATTCCCGTGTTGCCTGTAACTACAATTTTATGTTCTTCAATATGCTCTGAAAGAAGATTTTGTTTGGCTTGTTTTGTCGGAGCGTAGAGAAAATCGCTCATGGCATCTACAAGGCGACGGTTCATTTCCTCCGGGAACGGGTGGTATTTATCATAGGTTCTCAAACCTGCTTCTACATGTCCTATGGGTATTTGTTGATAATAACCGGCAAGCCCTGCGGATAATGTTGTAGTGGTATCTCCATGCACTAAAATGGCATCAGGTTTCTTTTCCGCAAATAACTCCGATAAGCGTTCCAGAACACGCGAGGTAATCTTAACAAGTGTTTGCCCTGGTGTCATTATATTTAAATCGTAATCTACAGGCAGATTGAAGGAACGAATTACCTGGTCGAGCAACTCTCGATGTTGGGCTGTTAAACAAACGGTAACTTGAACATCCTTTGATACTTCTTGTAAGGCACGAACCACTGGCGCCATCTTTATCGCTTCGGGACGAGTTCCCATAATAACCCAAATATTCATCAGAACAAAACTTTCCTTAATATCAATTAAATAAAGTTAAATGAATACCATAAAAACAAATGTATTATAAATGAATATTCTTTACATATGAAAATAAACAAATGAAATACGATATGGGAAATCAGATGCGAAGTTTTTTGGAGATATAATCTGTATGAAGCACCTATAATACCAAAGATAATTACAAACTTTTTTAATATCAATAATAACTTTTAAAATTCAGAAATCGTTTTAGATATAAAAAAACACTATAATATAAAAAATATTGTTTGGAATAAGCAGGTAATTTTTATAATTGTGAATATTTCATCATTGATAAAAATTATACACACAAT
This genomic window contains:
- the wecB gene encoding UDP-N-acetylglucosamine 2-epimerase (non-hydrolyzing), giving the protein MNIWVIMGTRPEAIKMAPVVRALQEVSKDVQVTVCLTAQHRELLDQVIRSFNLPVDYDLNIMTPGQTLVKITSRVLERLSELFAEKKPDAILVHGDTTTTLSAGLAGYYQQIPIGHVEAGLRTYDKYHPFPEEMNRRLVDAMSDFLYAPTKQAKQNLLSEHIEEHKIVVTGNTGIDALLYIAEKPYRFQDDLLEQLGKERRLIVLTAHRRESFGQPMDEIFHAVSDLIDRNDDIEVLFPVHPNPNVMASVRKYLQRKKRIHLISPLEYVPFVHVLKKCYLILTDSGGIQEEAPSLGKPVLVLRDVTERPEAVQAGTALLVGPHYERILETAQKLLDNKEMYQNMANKINPYGDGKAGKRIAEHLTKSLSV